The sequence CAGCTCCAGCCCGTCCAGACGACTGCCCTGGAGCCAGATGTCCAGCACGACCATGGACGGTCGACGCTCCTGGATTGCGGCGAGCGCGCTATCGCTGTCGCCGGCCGTGCGCGTCTTGTAGCCCTCGTCGTCGAGGATGCCGGCGATGAGGTCGCGAATGTCGGCCTCGTCGTCAACGATCAGGATATCATACGCCATCTGTAGCAACCGTCTCCGGGGTCACGGACGCCTCGCCTGCGTCTGGCGGAAGATCCGCCGTGTTTCGTACCATCGTAAGGCGGACCATGGCCCCTCGTCCGCCTCCAATGCTCTCGTCTCGCACCGGCGCATCGAGAAGCTCGATGCCGCCGCCGTGCTCTTCCATGATCTTCTTGACGATTGCGAGACCAAGGCCGGTGCCCTTGTCCCGCGTCGTCATGTACGGCTCCAGCAACCGCTGGCGGTTCTCCACCGGCAGGCCGATGCCATTGTCCACCACCTCGATGGCGATGGTCTCGCCGTCCTGGTGCACGGTGACGTCGATCCGCCCCTTGCTGCCGCTGCCGGCCGGCACCGCCAGTACGGATTCCGTCGCGTTCTTGATGACGTTGGTCAGCGCCTGCCCGACCAGCCTCTGGTCGAACCGCGCCTTGACGGCCACCTCCGGCAGGTCGGTGCGGATCGAGATGTCCGGATTGGCGACGCTCTGCAGGAAGGCTGCCTCGCGCACCGTGGTACGCAGGTCGCTGGTGCTCATCGTCGGCTTCGGCATGCGCGCGAAGGACGAGAACTCGTCGACCATCCGCCCGATGTCGCCAACCTGGCGGATGATCGTGTCGATGCACTGGTCGAACACGGTGCGGTCGTCGTCGACGATCGTCTTGCCGTAGCGCCGGCGGATACGCTCCGCCGACAGCTGGATCGGCGTCAACGGGTTCTTGATCTCATGCGCGATACGGCGCGCAACGTCGGCCCAGGCCGAGGTGCGCTGGGCGGTGACGAGATCGGTGATGTCGTCCAGCGTGACCACGAAACCGTGCTCGCTGCGGGTCGACTGCTCGCTGGTCACGCGCACGTTCACGCTGCGCTCGCGTCCATGCCGGTGCAGCGAGACCTGCGTCTCGGTCATCCGGTCGTCGGCGCGCGCCAGCACATCCTCCACCACCGAGGCAAGCTCCGGAACCACGCGCCCCAAAGGTTCGTCCAGCAGCGCGCTTTCGCTGACATCGAGCAGAGACAGCGCCGATCGGTTCACCAGCGTGATGCGCCCGGTATCGTCGATGCCGATGACGCCGGCGGTGACGCCCGAAAGCACGGCCTCGGTAAAGCGGCGGCGACGGTCGATCTGGTCGTTGGCCGCCAGCAACGCATCGCGCTGACCGCGCAGCTGCGCCGTCATGTTGTTGAAGGTGGCACCCAGATTGGCAAGGTCCCCAGCCGACTTGTCGGTCTCCACCTGGACATAGAGATTGCCCTTGGAAACCTGGTCGGCAGCGCCGATGAGCCGGCGGATCGGCGCCACCAGCATGTTGGCAAAGCCGAAGCCGATCCAGATCGAGGACAGCAACAGCACCAGGGTGACGCCGGTATAGACGAGCGCGAAGGCCACCTGCACGCCGAACCGGCTCTGCTCCATGCGGCCGTACTGGCTGGCCCCGTCCTCGGCCAGACGCATGTAGTCGACCACGCGCTTGTCCATCGCACGGGTGACATAGAGGTACATGTCCTCATAGGCGGAGAGCTTCATCACGCCGCCGACGAGGTTGGATACGCCCGGCGCGATCAGCACCGGCTCGCCCGCCGCCGCCTGCCCGAACGCCTCCACCGGCGGCAGGATCACCTCCACGTCCGGATTGACGACGGCGCGGGTAATCACCGTGCCGTCCGGCTTCATCAGATAGGCGCCGCCGAGCGCGCGCAAGGTGGTCTGCGTCTGGAAGAAACTGTCGAAGCGGGTCGGCTCGAAGTCGTAGACCGCCTTGGCCCGGTCGATATCGCTGGCCATCGCGATAAGGTCGCCCCGCAGCACGCGGGCGTGTTCCTGCAGGTAGGCCTGCGCCACGGTGAGCGCATTGTCGATGATCAGCCGCGTGCGGTCCTCGAACCAGCGGTCGAGGCCGCGGTCGAGGGTGATGGTCGCGAGAATGGCGACAAGAACGGCCGGCACCGCCGCCACGACGCTGAACAGCGTGACGATGCGCCCGTGCAGGCGGGCGGCCGCGCGCCCTCGTCGCCGAGCCTGCAGAAGCGCTGCGAACTCGAGCCCGATCAGCAGCAGCAGGATGGCCACCAGCACGCCGTTGATCACCATCGCGACCTGCGCGACGGGACCGTCCGGCGCGATCGGCGTCACGCCCATCAGCACGAAAAAGGTCAGCGTGATGGAGATCAGCGAGACGATGACCAGCACGAGGCCGATGCGGCGCACGCGCAATCCGCTCCGACCGCTGTCGGATGGGGAATCTGCTCCGCTGGTTCTCTCGGCAAGCACAGTCGGCAACCGTCGCTAGAATCGGCCCAGGCGGGTCCGTTGCTGGGAATGCGGCACCCTTACCACACAATGTTGCCAAATTACGACAGAGATGCCGCCGCGTGAAGCCAGCGTCAGCGGTTGGACCGGATCACCTGGACGTCGAGATCGCGGATTTTCTTGCGCAACGTGTTGCGGTTCACGCCGAGCAGCTCCGCCGCCTTGATCTGGTTGCCTCGCGTTGCGGCAAGCGCCGCACCGATCAACGGATACTCAACCTCGCGCAGGATGCGGTGATAGAGCCCGGGAGGCGGCAGCGCCTCGCCAAAGGCCTGGAAGTAGGTGTTGAGATAGCGCTCGACCGATCCGGAGAGATCGATCTGGGCGTTCTCCTCTTCCTCGACGCTGGGCGCAGGCTGGCTGAGTTCCTGATCGATCAACGCCGCGGAGATCACATCCTGCGGATAAAGCGCCGAAAGCCGCCGGACGAGGTTTTCCAGCTCGCGCACGTTGCCTGGCCAGCGATAGCGGCGCAGCCGGTCGATGGCGGCCGTCTCGATCTGCTTGGCCGGAAGCCCCTCCTTCTCGGCCAGCGTGAAGAAGTGCCGCACCAGATCCGGAATGTCCTCGATGCGTTCGCGCAGCGGCGGGAGCCGGATCGGCACCACGTTCAGCCGGTAATAAAGGTCCTCGCGGAAGAGGCCCTGATTGATCAGCTGACGCAGGTCCTTGTTGGTGGCCGCGACGATGCGCACGTCCGTGCGGATCGGCACGCGCCCGCCGACGGTGGTGTATTCGCCCTGTTGCAGGACGCGCAGGAGCCGCGTCTGCGCCTCCATCGGCATGTCGCCGATTTCGTCGAGGAACAGCGTGCCGCCGTCGGCCTGCTCGAAGCGGCCGGCAGAGCGCTGCTGCGCACCGGTGAAGGCGCCCTTTTCGTGGCCGAACAGCTCGGCCTCGATCAGGTCGCGCGGGATTGCCGCCATGTTGATGGCAACGAAGGGGCCGTTGCGGCGCTTGCCGTAGTCGTGCAGGGCGCGGGCGACGAGCTCCTTACCGGTTCCCGACTCGCCGTTGATCATCACCGACAGGTCGGTCTGCATCAGACGGGCGAGCACCCGGTAGATTTCCTGCATGGCCGGCGAGCGCCCGACCAGCGGGATGTTCTCGCCTGCCTCCTCCGGCTCGTCCATCTTGATCCGGCGCGGCTCCGAAAGAGCGCGGCCGACGATGCTGGTCAGCTCCTTCAGGTCGAAGGGCTTGGGCAGATACTCGTAAGCCCCCTTCTCCGAGGCTCGGATCGCCGTCATGAACGTGTTCTGCGCGCTCATGACGATGACCGGCAGGTCCGGCCGCAGCTTCTTGATGCGCGGCAGGACGTCGAATGCGTTCTCGTCCGGCATCATCACGTCGGTGACGACGAGGTCGCCGTCGCCGGAGCTGACCCAGCGCCAGAGCGTGGTCGCGTTGGAGGTGAGCCGGACGGTGTAGCCAGCGCGTGACAGCGCCTGGTTCAGCACCGTGCGGATTGCGGCGTCGTCATCGGCAACGAGGATGGTCCCGGTCGGCATGGTCGGTGTCCCAGATGTCAGATTTCGTCCTGCGTCGCGTAGGCGGGCATCAGGATTCGGAAAACGGTTCGGCCGGGCTGGCTGTCACATTCGATGACGCCGCCATGGTCGCCGATGATCTTGGCGACCAGGGCAAGCCCCAGGCCGGAGCCGTTGGCCTTGGTCGTCACGAAGGGGTCGAAGAGATGCGGCAGCAGGTCCTCGGGAACGCCCGGACCATTGTCTCGCACGCAGAATTCGAGCGGCAGGCTCACCCGCTCCCGCGAGCCCGGCACCGACAAACGGATGCCGGGGCGATAGGCCGTGGTCAGCGTGATCTCGCCCGCCGGTTCGCCCGCCACCGCCTCGCTGGCGTTCTTCACCAGATTGAGGAACACCTGCACCAGCTGGTCGCGATTGGCCAGGACCAGCGGCAGCGACGGGTCGTATTCGACATTGATCGGGATGTTGCGCGCAAAGCCGGAATTGGCGAGGCGCTGCACATGGTCGAGCACCACATGGATGTTGACCGGCTCGCGCTCCACGGGCCGCTCGTCGGAGAACACCTCCATCCGGTCGACCAGCTTCACGATCCGGTCGGTCTCATCCATGATCAGCCGCGTGAGCGGACGGTCGTCCTCGGCGGCCGAGGCCTCCAGCAGCTGCGCCGCGCCGCGAATGCCGGACAGCGGGTTCTTGATCTCGTGCGCCAGCATCGTGGCAAGACCCGAGACCGTGCGCGCCGCCCCGCGGGACGTCAGCTGGCGGTCGATCTTTTCCGCCATGCCCCGTTCCTGCAGCATCAGGACAACGGCCCCCGGCCGGTCGGTTACCGGCGCGGCGATGATGTCGACGATCTTCTCCGCGCCGATGCGGGGCGAGCTGATGTCCACCTTGTATTCGTTGACTGGCGCACCGCGCTCCCTGACCTGCGAGATCAGCATCAGGAGCGGACTTCCGAAGGGTACGAAATGGGACACCGGATGCCGGCGCAGCACCTGCGCGCTGGCGCGGAAGAAGCTTTCCGCCGCCATGTTGGCCTCGACGATGCGCCCTTGCGGGTCGACCAGGATCAGCGGATGCGGCAAGGCATCGAGGATCTGGCCGTTGGTGCCGGGGATGGGACTGGCAGCGGCTTCGCGTGCGCCTCTCATGCGGCGGCCTCCAGGCTGGTTCCGGTCTCCGGCATGCCCGAAAAACAGGCCATGAGGCTGGCAGCGACAAAGCCGGCATCTTCCGAGGTCAGGATCTTCTGGCGCAGGGCACCGGGCGCATCGGGCGCGCCCGCGTCCAGATACCA comes from Stappia sp. 28M-7 and encodes:
- a CDS encoding PAS domain-containing sensor histidine kinase, with the protein product MRVRRIGLVLVIVSLISITLTFFVLMGVTPIAPDGPVAQVAMVINGVLVAILLLLIGLEFAALLQARRRGRAAARLHGRIVTLFSVVAAVPAVLVAILATITLDRGLDRWFEDRTRLIIDNALTVAQAYLQEHARVLRGDLIAMASDIDRAKAVYDFEPTRFDSFFQTQTTLRALGGAYLMKPDGTVITRAVVNPDVEVILPPVEAFGQAAAGEPVLIAPGVSNLVGGVMKLSAYEDMYLYVTRAMDKRVVDYMRLAEDGASQYGRMEQSRFGVQVAFALVYTGVTLVLLLSSIWIGFGFANMLVAPIRRLIGAADQVSKGNLYVQVETDKSAGDLANLGATFNNMTAQLRGQRDALLAANDQIDRRRRFTEAVLSGVTAGVIGIDDTGRITLVNRSALSLLDVSESALLDEPLGRVVPELASVVEDVLARADDRMTETQVSLHRHGRERSVNVRVTSEQSTRSEHGFVVTLDDITDLVTAQRTSAWADVARRIAHEIKNPLTPIQLSAERIRRRYGKTIVDDDRTVFDQCIDTIIRQVGDIGRMVDEFSSFARMPKPTMSTSDLRTTVREAAFLQSVANPDISIRTDLPEVAVKARFDQRLVGQALTNVIKNATESVLAVPAGSGSKGRIDVTVHQDGETIAIEVVDNGIGLPVENRQRLLEPYMTTRDKGTGLGLAIVKKIMEEHGGGIELLDAPVRDESIGGGRGAMVRLTMVRNTADLPPDAGEASVTPETVATDGV
- the ntrC gene encoding nitrogen regulation protein NR(I) — translated: MPTGTILVADDDAAIRTVLNQALSRAGYTVRLTSNATTLWRWVSSGDGDLVVTDVMMPDENAFDVLPRIKKLRPDLPVIVMSAQNTFMTAIRASEKGAYEYLPKPFDLKELTSIVGRALSEPRRIKMDEPEEAGENIPLVGRSPAMQEIYRVLARLMQTDLSVMINGESGTGKELVARALHDYGKRRNGPFVAINMAAIPRDLIEAELFGHEKGAFTGAQQRSAGRFEQADGGTLFLDEIGDMPMEAQTRLLRVLQQGEYTTVGGRVPIRTDVRIVAATNKDLRQLINQGLFREDLYYRLNVVPIRLPPLRERIEDIPDLVRHFFTLAEKEGLPAKQIETAAIDRLRRYRWPGNVRELENLVRRLSALYPQDVISAALIDQELSQPAPSVEEEENAQIDLSGSVERYLNTYFQAFGEALPPPGLYHRILREVEYPLIGAALAATRGNQIKAAELLGVNRNTLRKKIRDLDVQVIRSNR
- a CDS encoding nitrogen regulation protein NR(II), which produces MRGAREAAASPIPGTNGQILDALPHPLILVDPQGRIVEANMAAESFFRASAQVLRRHPVSHFVPFGSPLLMLISQVRERGAPVNEYKVDISSPRIGAEKIVDIIAAPVTDRPGAVVLMLQERGMAEKIDRQLTSRGAARTVSGLATMLAHEIKNPLSGIRGAAQLLEASAAEDDRPLTRLIMDETDRIVKLVDRMEVFSDERPVEREPVNIHVVLDHVQRLANSGFARNIPINVEYDPSLPLVLANRDQLVQVFLNLVKNASEAVAGEPAGEITLTTAYRPGIRLSVPGSRERVSLPLEFCVRDNGPGVPEDLLPHLFDPFVTTKANGSGLGLALVAKIIGDHGGVIECDSQPGRTVFRILMPAYATQDEI